The proteins below are encoded in one region of Garra rufa chromosome 12, GarRuf1.0, whole genome shotgun sequence:
- the b3galt1a gene encoding beta-1,3-galactosyltransferase 1: MPSKVSCLYLLTVVCWASALWYLSGSRPSTTYVGQINFTPRKPLPRLSKNDSFSNIRTRTLNPHNFKFLINEPNKCESTTPFLVLLISTNHKEFDARQAIRETWGDENTFGDIRILTLFLLGYSPEPVLNQMVEQESQIFHDIIVEDFVDSYHNLTLKTLMGMRWVSSFCPNAEYVMKTDSDIFVNMDNLVFNLLRPNSKPRRRFFTGHVINGGPIRDVHSKWFMPRELYPDTRYPPFCSGTGYVFSGDIAELIYKTSLHTRLLHLEDVYVGLCLRKLGIQPFQNSGFNHWKMSYSLCRYRKVLTVHQISPEEILRIWNDMSNKKHLKC, encoded by the coding sequence ATGCCATCAAAGGTGTCATGCCTGTATTTGCTGACTGTGGTCTGCTGGGCCAGCGCGCTGTGGTATCTCAGTGGCTCTCGGCCTTCAACCACCTACGTGGGTCAGATAAACTTCACGCCCCGGAAACCTCTCCCGAGGCTGTCGAAGAACGACTCCTTCAGCAATATCCGAACGCGTACTCTGAACCCACACAATTTCAAGTTCCTCATCAATGAGCCCAACAAATGCGAAAGCACAACACCCTTCCTCGTTCTCCTCATCAGCACCAACCACAAAGAGTTTGATGCCCGCCAGGCGATCCGGGAGACGTGGGGAGATGAGAACACGTTTGGTGACATTCGCATTTTGACGCTGTTTCTTCTTGGGTACAGCCCTGAACCTGTCCTCAACCAGATGGTGGAACAAGAGAGCCAGATCTTCCATGACATCATAGTCGAGGACTTTGTGGATTCCTACCACAATTTGACTCTGAAGACTCTCATGGGTATGCGATGGGTGTCCTCGTTTTGTCCCAACGCGGAGTATGTCATGAAAACAGACAGTGATATATTTGTCAACATGGACAATTTAGTCTTTAACCTGCTGAGACCCAACTCCAAACCAAGACGCCGCTTTTTCACAGGTCACGTGATAAATGGTGGACCCATACGTGATGTCCACAGCAAGTGGTTCATGCCCAGGGAGCTCTACCCTGATACCAGGTACCCACCATTTTGCTCTGGCACTGGATACGTCTTCTCCGGAGACATTGCGGAGCTGATTTATAAAACATCCCTCCATACAAGACTCCTACATCTGGAGGATGTGTACGTGGGACTGTGCCTGCGGAAACTAGGCATTCAGCCTTTCCAGAACAGTGGATTCAATCACTGGAAAATGTCCTACAGTCTTTGCCGCTACCGAAAAGTCTTGACTGTGCATCAGATCTCGCCAGAGGAGATATTGAGAATATGGAACGATATGTCTAATAAGAAACATCTCAAATGCTAG